A region from the Sphingopyxis lindanitolerans genome encodes:
- a CDS encoding pyruvate dehydrogenase complex E1 component subunit beta, translating to MAIELKMPALSPTMEEGTLAKWLVKEGDTVKSGDILAEIETDKATMEYEAIDEGTIASILVPEGSDNVKVGTVIATIAGEGEEAPSKPVRAEPVEAPSSSSATVEEKNGPSTSSGQTEERVPKPAAVERASDPAIPAGTATVRLTVREALRDAMAEEMRADDRIFVMGEEVAEYQGAYKVTQGLLDEFGARRVIDTPITEYGFAGLGTGAAMGGLKPIIEFMTFNFAMQAIDHIINSAAKTNYMSGGQMRCPMVFRGPNGAASRVAAQHSQNFAPWYASVPGLIVIAPYDAADAKGLLKAAIRSEDPVVFLENELLYGRSFDVPDVADYVLPIGKARIMREGGDVTIVSYSIGVGLALEAADTLAGEGIEAEVIDLRTLRPLDVATMLASLKKTNRLVVVEEGWPTCSIASELAMVAMEQGFDDLDAPVMRVCNEDVPLPYAHNLEKAALVDTPRVIAAVKAVCNRS from the coding sequence ATGGCGATCGAACTGAAGATGCCGGCGCTGTCGCCGACGATGGAAGAGGGCACGCTCGCCAAGTGGCTCGTCAAGGAAGGCGATACGGTCAAATCGGGCGACATTCTTGCCGAGATCGAGACCGACAAGGCGACGATGGAATATGAAGCGATCGACGAAGGCACGATCGCGTCGATCCTGGTTCCCGAAGGCAGTGACAATGTGAAGGTCGGCACCGTGATCGCGACGATCGCGGGCGAAGGCGAGGAAGCGCCTTCCAAGCCCGTTCGTGCTGAGCCTGTCGAAGCACCGTCCTCCTCTTCTGCAACGGTGGAAGAAAAGAACGGCCCTTCGACAAGCTCAGGGCAAACGGAGGAAAGGGTACCGAAACCCGCCGCCGTCGAACGCGCCTCCGACCCCGCGATCCCCGCAGGCACCGCGACCGTTCGTCTGACCGTGCGCGAAGCGCTGCGCGATGCGATGGCCGAGGAAATGCGCGCCGACGACCGCATCTTCGTGATGGGCGAGGAAGTCGCCGAATATCAGGGCGCCTACAAGGTCACGCAGGGCCTGCTCGATGAATTCGGTGCGCGCCGCGTCATCGACACGCCTATCACCGAATATGGGTTTGCCGGGCTCGGCACCGGCGCGGCGATGGGCGGGCTGAAGCCGATCATCGAGTTCATGACCTTCAACTTCGCGATGCAGGCGATCGACCACATCATCAATTCGGCGGCCAAGACCAACTATATGTCGGGCGGCCAGATGCGTTGTCCGATGGTGTTCCGCGGCCCCAATGGCGCGGCGAGCCGCGTCGCGGCGCAGCACAGCCAGAATTTTGCGCCCTGGTATGCGAGCGTCCCCGGCCTGATCGTGATCGCCCCCTATGACGCCGCCGATGCGAAGGGCCTGCTCAAGGCCGCGATCCGCAGCGAAGACCCGGTCGTCTTCCTTGAGAATGAGTTGCTCTATGGCCGCAGCTTCGACGTTCCCGACGTCGCCGACTATGTCCTGCCGATCGGCAAAGCGCGGATCATGCGCGAGGGCGGCGATGTCACCATCGTCAGCTATTCGATCGGCGTCGGGCTCGCGCTCGAAGCCGCCGATACGCTGGCGGGCGAGGGGATCGAGGCCGAGGTCATCGACCTGCGCACGCTACGCCCGCTCGACGTCGCGACCATGCTCGCCAGCCTCAAGAAGACCAACCGCCTGGTCGTCGTCGAGGAAGGCTGGCCGACCTGCTCGATCGCCAGCGAGCTTGCGATGGTCGCGATGGAGCAGGGCTTCGATGATCTCGACGCCCCGGTCATGCGCGTGTGCAACGAGGATGTGCCGCTGCCCTATGCGCATAATCTCGAAAAGGCGGCGCTGGTCGACACCCCGCGCGTGATCGCGGCGGTGAAGGCGGTCTGCAATCGCAGTTAA
- the epsC gene encoding serine O-acetyltransferase EpsC — MFNGLIAYLDSIKARDPAPRSRWEILLYPGLLAVGMHRIAHWLFEADLFFLARFVNHFARWMTGIDIHPGAQIGRHLFIDHGFGVVIGETAEIGDNVSIYQDVTLGGTDPANGVGGKRHPTLCDDVIVGSGAQILGPVIVKPRARVGANAVVTKDVPEGAVMVGIPARSTLLDATEYAREFVPYGTPCNESFDPATQKVELLQCQLEQMQKQLAMLIAERDARKEETDAPQRKGSRKSA; from the coding sequence ATGTTCAACGGGCTGATCGCCTATCTGGATTCGATCAAGGCGCGCGATCCGGCGCCGCGGTCGCGCTGGGAAATATTGCTCTATCCGGGGCTGCTCGCGGTCGGCATGCACCGCATCGCGCACTGGCTGTTCGAGGCCGACCTGTTCTTCCTCGCGCGCTTCGTCAATCATTTCGCGCGCTGGATGACCGGAATCGACATCCATCCGGGCGCGCAGATCGGCCGCCACCTGTTCATCGACCATGGTTTCGGCGTCGTGATCGGCGAAACGGCCGAGATCGGCGACAATGTATCGATCTATCAGGATGTGACGCTGGGCGGCACCGATCCCGCCAACGGCGTCGGCGGCAAGCGCCACCCGACATTGTGCGACGATGTGATCGTCGGGTCGGGCGCGCAGATTCTTGGGCCGGTCATCGTCAAGCCGCGCGCGCGCGTCGGCGCCAATGCGGTGGTGACCAAGGACGTGCCCGAGGGCGCGGTGATGGTCGGCATCCCGGCGCGCTCGACCCTGCTCGATGCAACCGAATATGCGCGCGAGTTCGTGCCTTATGGGACGCCGTGCAACGAAAGCTTCGACCCCGCGACGCAGAAGGTCGAATTGCTGCAATGCCAGCTCGAACAGATGCAAAAACAGCTCGCGATGCTGATCGCCGAGCGCGATGCGCGCAAAGAGGAGACCGACGCGCCGCAGCGCAAAGGGAGCCGGAAAAGCGCCTAG
- a CDS encoding DUF2794 domain-containing protein encodes MGTVTPLPFANRAASQQTGFERIELMRILDLYGRMVAAGHWRDYAMDFHRDAAIFSAFRRAAERPEYRIEKRPALRSRQGMWALVSEAGAILKRGDELTNVLAPVERKLMKLVSG; translated from the coding sequence ATGGGGACGGTGACGCCTCTGCCGTTCGCCAATCGGGCGGCGTCGCAGCAGACCGGTTTCGAGCGCATCGAACTTATGCGCATTCTCGATCTTTATGGCCGGATGGTCGCGGCGGGGCATTGGCGCGATTATGCGATGGATTTCCACCGCGATGCGGCGATCTTCTCAGCCTTTCGCCGCGCCGCCGAGCGCCCCGAATACCGCATCGAAAAACGCCCCGCCTTGCGGAGCCGACAGGGCATGTGGGCCCTTGTCTCCGAAGCCGGGGCGATCCTGAAACGCGGGGACGAGCTAACCAATGTGCTCGCCCCCGTCGAACGCAAGCTTATGAAGCTGGTATCGGGCTGA